In the genome of Negativicoccus succinicivorans, one region contains:
- a CDS encoding energy-coupling factor ABC transporter ATP-binding protein: MLKTAHLCFAYADGHEVIHDLSLAFAAGEITALVGKNGSGKTTLTRLLMGLERPTSGRIELNGRELTRLSASERSRVLGYVFQQADRQLFCTTVYDEIAFGPLEQGRDKVETREKAEAALKLCGLEEERDAYPPLLPRAKKQRVALASAVALGAEFLILDEPTSGISPADIRQLMQILTKLTAAGLGIILVTHAPDVVRRYAQHVVMLADGRVVYNGEPQKFLASMYRGGRDVSHYTDDGGAK; the protein is encoded by the coding sequence ATGCTGAAAACGGCGCATCTGTGTTTTGCGTACGCCGACGGTCACGAAGTGATTCATGATCTTTCGCTGGCGTTTGCGGCCGGTGAAATCACCGCTTTAGTCGGCAAAAACGGCAGCGGTAAAACGACATTGACACGACTTTTGATGGGACTGGAACGGCCGACCTCCGGACGCATCGAGCTGAACGGTCGGGAACTGACGAGATTATCCGCGAGTGAACGCAGTCGTGTTTTGGGCTACGTATTTCAACAGGCGGATCGACAACTTTTTTGTACCACGGTGTACGATGAAATCGCATTCGGCCCGCTCGAGCAGGGACGCGACAAGGTAGAGACTCGCGAGAAAGCGGAGGCGGCGCTGAAGTTATGCGGACTGGAAGAAGAACGGGACGCGTACCCGCCGCTTCTTCCGCGGGCGAAAAAGCAACGCGTCGCATTGGCTTCGGCGGTAGCGCTCGGAGCGGAATTTCTCATCCTTGATGAACCGACGAGCGGTATTTCGCCGGCGGATATCCGACAGCTGATGCAGATTTTAACAAAATTGACGGCCGCGGGATTGGGAATTATTTTGGTCACGCACGCGCCCGATGTGGTAAGACGGTACGCGCAACACGTCGTGATGCTCGCCGACGGTCGCGTCGTTTATAACGGCGAGCCGCAAAAATTTTTAGCAAGCATGTATCGCGGTGGGCGGGACGTTTCCCATTATACCGATGACGGAGGTGCAA
- the tatC gene encoding twin-arginine translocase subunit TatC translates to MKSATSAACFADPQEMTLIDHLGELRRRLIRAILAAVVGMAVSGCFIDFIVAFITAPAGQLYYLRPAEAFFIYVKVAMVAGIVFAAPVLFYEFWAFLVPAFTQKEHAILALLVPGSLLLFLAGTAFGFFVVLPQGLHFFLSFGDSTVQPLISMESYLDFALMLILPFGFVFNLPLVLLALAEMDVVSSAWLKAQRRFVILLAFIAAALITPTTDLVSQTLLAIPILLLYEISRLIIRYGLHK, encoded by the coding sequence ATGAAAAGCGCGACCTCCGCGGCCTGCTTCGCCGATCCGCAGGAGATGACGCTGATCGATCATCTCGGGGAGTTGCGACGGCGGCTGATCCGCGCCATTCTGGCGGCCGTGGTCGGCATGGCGGTGAGCGGCTGTTTCATCGATTTCATTGTGGCGTTCATCACGGCGCCTGCGGGCCAACTGTATTATCTGCGACCGGCGGAAGCATTTTTTATTTATGTTAAAGTGGCGATGGTGGCGGGTATTGTCTTTGCCGCGCCGGTGTTGTTTTATGAATTCTGGGCGTTTTTGGTGCCGGCGTTTACGCAAAAAGAACACGCGATTCTGGCGCTGTTGGTTCCCGGTTCGCTACTGCTTTTTTTAGCGGGAACGGCGTTCGGCTTTTTCGTTGTCTTGCCGCAGGGGCTGCATTTTTTTCTTTCCTTCGGCGACAGCACGGTGCAACCGCTGATCTCCATGGAAAGTTATTTGGATTTCGCGTTGATGCTGATCCTGCCGTTCGGGTTCGTGTTTAATTTGCCGCTGGTTCTTTTGGCGCTTGCTGAAATGGATGTGGTGTCGTCCGCATGGCTCAAAGCGCAACGCCGCTTTGTCATCTTGCTGGCGTTTATCGCGGCGGCGCTTATTACACCGACGACCGACCTGGTTTCGCAAACGCTGCTGGCCATTCCCATTTTGCTTTTATACGAAATCAGCCGATTGATTATTCGCTACGGTTTACACAAATAA
- a CDS encoding ECF transporter S component, with translation MKKHNLRWFARVSLLAAIAAVLMLWQFPLPLMPAFLTLDISDVPVVVGALLFGWPAGAAIAILKNLLHLPVSSTFGIGEIANATLALTYITVATLLRRWGWLAYVAATCAIAGVAVFLNFTLLLPLYQSAFGISTAQLLAMSARAGSQLITVWDFMWWVIVPFNLIKGGLITLLALPIYRRLRTMPRQ, from the coding sequence ATGAAAAAACACAATCTTCGTTGGTTCGCGCGCGTCAGTCTGCTCGCGGCCATTGCCGCCGTATTGATGCTGTGGCAATTTCCGCTGCCGCTGATGCCCGCTTTTTTAACGCTGGATATCAGCGATGTGCCTGTCGTCGTCGGCGCGCTTTTATTCGGCTGGCCCGCCGGCGCCGCCATCGCCATCTTAAAAAATCTATTGCATCTGCCCGTGTCATCCACTTTCGGTATCGGTGAAATCGCCAACGCGACGTTGGCGCTCACTTATATTACCGTTGCAACGCTGCTGCGCCGTTGGGGATGGCTCGCATATGTGGCGGCCACCTGCGCCATTGCCGGTGTCGCCGTATTTCTCAACTTTACGTTGCTGCTGCCGCTCTATCAATCCGCATTCGGCATCTCGACCGCGCAACTTTTGGCCATGTCCGCGCGCGCCGGTTCCCAACTCATCACCGTCTGGGATTTCATGTGGTGGGTGATCGTGCCTTTCAATCTCATCAAAGGCGGCTTGATCACACTCCTTGCCCTGCCGATTTACCGCCGTCTGCGTACGATGCCGCGGCAATAA
- a CDS encoding DUF3137 domain-containing protein: MRKKYRDKFTNPEIVKRIEQIENSPQMQSKLLLVKNGMKNNIINPFVLVIGAMFGFIALSAMRAMLDIYSLLVMAAIVYFGEKYSEQRRKQRRNDLAKSYIDNFLLPVLNEILPDTTIDYSKKIDLKAMKRLVPDSQYYFGNCHIVFGDDYKTEFSNMQAYTETEDSEGHTRQTIDFCGQVLMAKFDTKINGHIRVVPIKKGKVLGVRNHGSYGKKTKIEKEIETESIEFNNSYAIYSTDDFYTRLILDPKIIELLNDWKEKMRVCLYMNEQYISVSFESNAFLFALPQTKKQVDELSLSTEYEKVREKLSGFYSLIDIIGEKL; the protein is encoded by the coding sequence GTGAGGAAAAAATACAGGGATAAATTTACCAATCCCGAAATCGTAAAACGAATTGAACAAATAGAAAATTCTCCACAAATGCAATCAAAACTACTTTTAGTAAAAAATGGAATGAAGAACAACATTATTAATCCATTTGTATTAGTTATAGGTGCCATGTTCGGATTTATTGCATTAAGCGCGATGCGCGCGATGCTAGATATTTATTCGCTTCTTGTAATGGCTGCTATAGTGTATTTTGGGGAAAAATATTCAGAACAACGAAGAAAACAACGAAGAAATGATCTTGCAAAATCCTACATTGATAATTTCCTATTACCAGTGTTGAATGAAATCTTGCCTGATACAACAATTGATTATTCTAAGAAAATTGATTTGAAAGCAATGAAAAGGTTGGTTCCTGATTCTCAGTATTATTTTGGAAACTGCCACATAGTATTTGGTGATGATTACAAAACAGAGTTTTCTAATATGCAAGCATACACAGAAACTGAAGATAGTGAAGGACACACACGACAAACTATTGATTTTTGTGGACAGGTTTTGATGGCGAAATTTGACACTAAAATAAATGGACACATAAGAGTAGTTCCCATAAAAAAAGGTAAAGTACTTGGGGTAAGAAATCATGGAAGCTACGGAAAGAAAACCAAAATAGAAAAAGAAATTGAGACGGAATCCATTGAATTTAACAACTCATACGCAATATATTCAACAGATGATTTCTACACAAGACTAATTTTAGATCCTAAAATTATAGAGTTATTGAACGATTGGAAAGAAAAAATGAGAGTGTGCTTATACATGAATGAACAATACATCTCCGTATCATTTGAATCAAATGCATTTTTATTTGCTTTACCACAAACGAAAAAACAAGTTGATGAATTGTCGCTTTCAACAGAATACGAAAAAGTTAGAGAAAAATTATCTGGATTTTACTCTCTAATAGATATAATAGGTGAAAAATTATAA
- a CDS encoding Sec-independent protein translocase subunit TatA/TatB produces MFGLGIPELILILVIGLVLFGPGKLPEIGKAMGKSMHEFKDAINGNETTAEAHKDVTVASSLPPKE; encoded by the coding sequence ATGTTCGGCTTGGGCATTCCTGAACTTATCTTAATTTTGGTGATCGGCCTGGTGTTGTTCGGACCGGGTAAACTGCCGGAAATCGGTAAAGCGATGGGCAAAAGCATGCACGAATTTAAAGACGCGATCAACGGCAATGAAACGACCGCAGAAGCGCATAAAGACGTTACCGTCGCTTCGTCGTTACCGCCGAAAGAATGA
- a CDS encoding DUF3329 domain-containing protein, producing the protein MNRTSSHLSWWRRYGGWLLLGAAFIYMFALNNWTPWHRDDYEYALIWQTLVPIESFHDVMTSLARHYQMHGGRMVAFFVLDNFLRWPKIWFNIANALCFILMALGLSWHSAGRIEKSPAPVRIAAVLLALWYTLPHFGEVAVWMCGSTVYLWTMTIMVWFLLPYHFSLRPTRTLANSYWAAGAMFLLGILAGWGEENASLATIVAATAVTLYSWRKGQRYRWQIAGVVGSVLGFIALVVAPGNFVRVAEVSASIGRRIGNQFAGNGEMMLYILPLIFMWMLAYRQIAISRYGRNATTPSGSKRPLYIAGALAAVLAVSYATDGFVGRWFGDGLIAIVHALGLLKPKTVHLLQNLGSGVEEMGLYLLLIWLVYRLLRRRLMLTPAVTKTAGWRLTFRTLWNQYPPVRFLLITAALAAVSNLAMLGAPTFPARASMFAVLCLIAGTVGLYDVPVVRRAFAREQRFVVGIVLLITLPFLLGTLYFTVRIYEIDQARMAYIRDARAQGYTSVELEALPFTQRMLRHIFYVELDNGVSQYGLKRYYGLEELTIRK; encoded by the coding sequence ATGAACCGAACTTCTTCTCACTTATCTTGGTGGCGTCGCTACGGCGGCTGGTTGCTGCTTGGCGCTGCGTTTATCTACATGTTCGCTCTGAACAACTGGACGCCTTGGCACCGCGATGATTATGAGTACGCGCTGATTTGGCAAACGCTGGTGCCGATCGAAAGTTTTCATGACGTCATGACATCCCTCGCGCGTCACTACCAAATGCACGGCGGACGCATGGTCGCTTTTTTTGTGTTGGATAATTTTTTGCGCTGGCCCAAGATTTGGTTCAATATTGCCAACGCGCTTTGCTTCATTTTGATGGCGCTCGGTCTCAGCTGGCATAGCGCGGGACGTATTGAAAAATCACCCGCGCCGGTGCGCATAGCCGCCGTACTGCTCGCGCTTTGGTATACGCTGCCGCACTTTGGTGAGGTGGCAGTGTGGATGTGCGGTTCGACCGTATATTTGTGGACGATGACTATCATGGTCTGGTTTCTTTTGCCGTACCATTTTTCTCTGCGTCCGACACGAACGCTTGCCAACAGTTATTGGGCGGCAGGCGCTATGTTTTTACTCGGCATTCTCGCCGGTTGGGGCGAAGAAAACGCTTCGCTTGCGACCATCGTCGCGGCGACCGCGGTGACGCTGTACAGTTGGCGTAAAGGTCAGCGGTATCGCTGGCAGATCGCCGGCGTCGTCGGCAGCGTACTCGGTTTTATCGCGCTGGTCGTCGCGCCCGGTAATTTTGTCCGCGTGGCGGAGGTGTCCGCTTCCATCGGCCGAAGGATCGGCAATCAGTTCGCGGGAAACGGCGAGATGATGCTCTATATTTTGCCGCTGATTTTCATGTGGATGTTAGCCTATCGACAAATCGCGATATCGCGTTACGGGCGCAACGCGACAACGCCATCCGGCTCGAAGCGTCCGCTGTATATCGCCGGCGCTCTCGCGGCGGTACTCGCGGTGTCATATGCTACCGACGGTTTTGTCGGGCGTTGGTTTGGCGACGGCTTAATCGCAATCGTTCACGCGCTCGGTTTGCTCAAGCCGAAAACGGTGCACCTTCTGCAAAATCTCGGTTCCGGCGTCGAGGAGATGGGGCTTTACCTCTTACTTATTTGGCTCGTGTATCGTCTTTTGCGCCGCCGCCTCATGCTCACACCGGCGGTAACGAAAACCGCCGGCTGGCGGCTGACATTCCGCACGCTTTGGAATCAATATCCCCCCGTGCGCTTTTTATTGATTACCGCAGCGCTTGCCGCCGTCAGCAATCTCGCGATGCTCGGCGCGCCGACTTTTCCCGCTCGTGCATCGATGTTCGCCGTGCTGTGCCTGATCGCCGGCACGGTCGGTTTGTATGACGTGCCCGTGGTTCGCCGCGCATTCGCGCGGGAACAACGTTTCGTTGTCGGTATCGTTTTGTTGATTACGCTGCCGTTTTTGCTCGGCACATTGTATTTCACCGTGAGAATTTACGAAATCGATCAGGCGCGCATGGCCTATATCCGCGACGCGCGAGCGCAAGGCTATACCTCCGTCGAGCTCGAGGCGCTTCCCTTTACGCAGCGCATGCTGCGACATATCTTCTATGTGGAACTCGATAACGGCGTTTCCCAATACGGTTTGAAACGCTACTACGGTTTGGAGGAGTTAACGATCCGCAAATAA
- a CDS encoding energy-coupling factor ABC transporter ATP-binding protein: protein MQTQTLVFQKTRGGQFRWLTVSTLLLSIGTILHIASPSIAGFTPNWMIATYCVAILLTKPTYRQCFGIGMVAACIEILTSKSGFPYGNLISEPLGAMTAACFAHMILPHVRQKSILSAICGGVATLISGFVFVSLMTYMLGIATNVYLYAMLPAVGLVAVINGIITPVLYAPAQRLLHASLATQAEVATVSHAGLALRPQQDAAFSIEHLSYRYPQTTADALQDINLTVEHGDFLVLAGAAGAGKTTLMSALCGAVPHYYGGVMRGMVFVEDLAITQHSIAEIATKVGTILPDYDAQLVTLTVAEEMEFALENRGYAAAEITRRSAEALAKVELSGLEERNVATLSGGQRQRLVIASVLATEPQILVIDEPTSALDPEGTQAFYELLGMLNRRDGLTVVVTESQLAEVAPYAKRAALLDEGRLVMVGAFDEVVGRMQADATFRDLLPDRYQEATASAVVAGRVTC, encoded by the coding sequence ATGCAAACACAAACATTGGTATTTCAAAAAACACGCGGCGGGCAATTTCGCTGGTTGACCGTTTCGACTTTGTTACTTTCCATCGGGACGATTTTACATATCGCGTCCCCCTCCATCGCGGGGTTCACGCCGAATTGGATGATCGCGACGTATTGCGTGGCGATTTTACTGACGAAACCGACGTATCGTCAATGTTTCGGCATCGGCATGGTGGCGGCCTGCATCGAAATTCTGACTTCGAAATCGGGCTTTCCCTACGGCAATCTGATCAGCGAACCGTTGGGCGCGATGACGGCTGCGTGTTTCGCGCACATGATTTTGCCGCACGTTCGGCAAAAAAGCATCCTGAGCGCGATCTGCGGCGGCGTCGCCACATTGATCAGCGGTTTCGTTTTTGTATCGCTGATGACATACATGCTCGGGATTGCGACCAATGTATATTTGTATGCGATGCTCCCGGCGGTCGGCTTGGTCGCGGTCATTAACGGTATTATCACGCCGGTCCTGTACGCGCCGGCGCAACGGCTGCTGCATGCTTCGCTGGCGACGCAAGCGGAAGTCGCCACCGTGTCGCACGCGGGACTTGCTTTACGGCCGCAACAGGATGCGGCGTTTTCTATCGAGCATTTGAGTTATCGCTATCCGCAGACGACAGCGGACGCGTTGCAGGATATCAATCTGACGGTCGAACACGGCGACTTTCTGGTGTTGGCGGGCGCGGCGGGAGCCGGTAAAACGACGCTGATGTCCGCGCTCTGCGGAGCGGTTCCGCATTACTACGGCGGCGTCATGCGCGGCATGGTTTTTGTGGAAGATCTGGCGATCACGCAGCACAGCATCGCGGAGATCGCGACCAAAGTCGGCACGATTTTACCGGATTACGATGCGCAGCTGGTGACGTTAACCGTCGCTGAAGAAATGGAATTCGCGTTGGAAAATCGCGGTTACGCTGCCGCGGAAATTACGCGCCGCAGCGCGGAGGCGTTGGCGAAAGTCGAGTTGAGCGGCTTGGAGGAACGCAATGTGGCGACGCTTTCCGGCGGTCAGCGTCAGCGCTTGGTCATCGCGTCGGTGCTCGCGACGGAACCGCAAATATTGGTCATCGATGAGCCGACCTCGGCGCTCGATCCGGAAGGCACGCAAGCGTTTTACGAATTGCTCGGCATGTTGAATCGGCGAGACGGTCTGACCGTTGTCGTTACCGAGTCGCAGTTGGCGGAAGTCGCGCCGTACGCCAAGCGCGCCGCGCTGTTGGATGAAGGACGTTTGGTCATGGTGGGTGCATTCGATGAAGTGGTCGGCCGCATGCAGGCGGACGCCACGTTCCGTGATTTGTTGCCCGATCGGTATCAGGAAGCGACGGCATCGGCAGTCGTCGCGGGGAGGGTGACATGCTGA
- a CDS encoding DUF2254 domain-containing protein translates to MTTLKFFSWLRQPRNTIWWQPAKGALFVIVYVIAVLVSTRYLPTNLFPDIPSRTIDGLLTILASSMLAVTTFSLSIMENAFSSASRGATPRSVELVMADDSTRLAIASFISTFIYAIITKIALGSGSFAQNGRFLFFLSTIVVIAYLIVVLIRWVQVLSTLGHLGDTMGKVYAKAAETMRRYRSLPNLGATWVPAKDALPDAHFICAETGQFAQLHLDLLQEWAKKHDAHVFIRLNPGDFLYRGEPLADIYLNDGSNSLTEEDLSLLRSFFIVKPTRSYEQDPRFGFIVLKEIAQRSISPSMNDPGSVIAVMNLMAKLLLDATAPRDNMTVYDRIGIQPLQEADFIYRSFDGIIRDSDQNAGISMQALHIMYAVSRHAPEETIRKAARIQARLILEHARRTFSARQDLFRVESAYVRYFPDDTPIEASSYFPDDEAAERQKSLADADLTALFEEPRDENDRTKTIDSKVKQRK, encoded by the coding sequence TTGACTACATTAAAATTTTTCAGTTGGCTGAGGCAACCGCGCAATACCATTTGGTGGCAACCCGCCAAAGGCGCACTGTTTGTTATCGTATATGTCATCGCGGTGCTCGTCAGCACACGGTATCTGCCGACCAACTTGTTTCCCGATATTCCGTCGCGCACGATCGATGGCCTGTTGACCATTTTGGCGTCAAGCATGCTGGCGGTCACCACGTTTTCTCTTTCCATTATGGAGAATGCGTTTTCTTCCGCGTCACGCGGTGCGACCCCGCGTTCCGTCGAACTCGTCATGGCGGACGACAGCACCCGACTCGCCATCGCCAGTTTCATTTCGACATTTATTTATGCCATTATCACAAAGATCGCCTTAGGAAGCGGTTCCTTCGCGCAAAACGGCCGCTTCCTCTTTTTCCTCAGCACGATTGTCGTCATCGCCTACCTGATTGTTGTACTGATCCGCTGGGTGCAGGTACTATCAACACTCGGACACTTGGGCGACACGATGGGTAAGGTATATGCCAAAGCGGCAGAGACCATGCGCCGTTATCGCAGTCTGCCTAACCTCGGCGCCACATGGGTGCCGGCTAAAGACGCGCTGCCGGACGCGCATTTTATTTGCGCCGAGACCGGTCAGTTCGCGCAGCTTCATTTGGACCTTTTACAGGAGTGGGCGAAAAAACATGACGCGCATGTTTTCATTCGCTTGAATCCGGGTGACTTTCTGTATCGAGGCGAACCGCTGGCGGATATTTACCTGAATGACGGTTCGAACTCGTTGACGGAAGAAGATCTGTCGCTTTTACGCAGTTTCTTTATCGTTAAGCCGACGCGCAGTTATGAACAGGATCCTCGTTTCGGTTTTATCGTCTTAAAAGAAATCGCGCAACGCTCAATTTCCCCCTCGATGAACGATCCCGGTTCGGTGATAGCGGTGATGAATCTGATGGCGAAATTGCTGCTGGACGCTACCGCGCCGCGCGACAACATGACCGTATACGATCGCATCGGCATACAACCTCTGCAGGAAGCGGATTTCATCTATCGTTCCTTTGACGGCATCATTCGCGACAGCGACCAAAATGCTGGTATATCCATGCAGGCGTTGCACATTATGTATGCGGTTTCGCGCCATGCTCCCGAGGAAACGATTCGCAAAGCGGCGCGTATTCAGGCGCGCTTGATTTTAGAACACGCACGCCGAACATTCAGCGCCCGTCAGGATTTGTTTCGCGTGGAAAGCGCCTATGTCCGATATTTTCCGGATGATACGCCGATCGAAGCCTCCTCGTATTTTCCCGATGACGAAGCGGCGGAACGTCAAAAATCATTAGCGGATGCCGACCTGACGGCTCTTTTTGAAGAGCCGCGTGACGAAAACGATCGGACGAAAACGATCGACAGTAAAGTAAAACAAAGGAAATAA
- a CDS encoding sodium:solute symporter family protein — translation MSSFTVWHWGGIFLAFAAVFIAIFATAQKSSLENFSVGGRASGPWLVAGALVGTIVGGSATVGTAQGAVSAGFSAWWFTFGSTLGFILLGKVYAGPLRASGLKTIAEYMAARYGKMAGVATSIVSVLGIFFSLVASGLAGIHFMQILFPVSELTGTVLLLVIVVLYVLAGGIRGTAVSGIVKTVLLYSTLIIAGVYAWRGLAQLPATTVWHADWLWPQGGNSWRMFATNCLSVIIGVAVTQSYAQALYSARDAETAARGSYLAAALCMPVGLPLILIGIHTHFMTPSIDAVTALPMFMQMHLPALLAGLGVGAILLSIIGSIAGLSLGAATSIAVDIFESGFGVKGQKRLLFILQAALIMLVLAAFSVSLYRYHSQILYWNFLSFSLRGAGVFLPFLLAIYAKGPTSEKSTTANILFSTLIAVLSIGNDTFTLNPLYVGIGTSACWLLVETIWRRIDRH, via the coding sequence GTGAGCTCATTTACCGTGTGGCATTGGGGCGGAATTTTTCTCGCCTTCGCCGCCGTCTTTATCGCGATTTTTGCGACAGCGCAAAAATCATCCTTAGAAAACTTCAGTGTCGGCGGTCGCGCGTCCGGTCCGTGGCTTGTCGCCGGCGCGCTTGTCGGCACGATCGTCGGCGGCTCGGCCACCGTCGGTACCGCCCAAGGCGCCGTGAGCGCCGGTTTTTCCGCCTGGTGGTTTACTTTCGGCTCAACGCTCGGCTTTATTCTGTTGGGTAAAGTATACGCCGGACCGTTGCGCGCAAGCGGCTTAAAAACCATCGCCGAGTATATGGCGGCGCGCTACGGCAAAATGGCAGGCGTAGCGACTTCCATCGTGTCCGTTTTGGGAATTTTCTTTTCGCTCGTCGCGAGCGGCTTGGCCGGCATTCATTTCATGCAAATTTTATTTCCCGTCTCGGAACTGACGGGCACTGTATTGCTGCTCGTCATTGTCGTGTTGTACGTTTTGGCCGGCGGCATTCGCGGCACGGCGGTATCCGGCATCGTCAAAACGGTGTTGCTCTACAGCACGTTGATTATCGCGGGCGTTTACGCCTGGCGCGGCTTGGCGCAACTTCCCGCGACCACGGTGTGGCACGCCGACTGGCTTTGGCCGCAGGGCGGCAACAGCTGGCGCATGTTCGCCACGAACTGTCTTTCCGTCATTATCGGTGTCGCCGTGACGCAATCGTATGCGCAGGCGCTGTACAGCGCGCGTGACGCCGAAACCGCGGCGCGCGGCAGTTACTTGGCGGCCGCGCTTTGCATGCCGGTCGGTTTGCCGCTGATTTTAATCGGCATCCATACGCATTTTATGACGCCGTCGATCGACGCCGTCACCGCATTGCCGATGTTTATGCAGATGCACTTGCCGGCGCTTTTGGCGGGGTTGGGAGTCGGCGCGATTTTACTTTCCATCATCGGATCGATCGCCGGACTGTCGTTGGGCGCCGCCACCTCGATCGCCGTCGACATCTTCGAGTCGGGCTTCGGCGTAAAGGGACAAAAGCGGCTGCTCTTCATTTTGCAGGCGGCGCTGATTATGCTTGTGCTCGCCGCTTTTTCGGTTTCGTTATACCGCTACCACTCCCAGATTCTCTACTGGAATTTCCTTTCCTTTTCGCTGCGCGGCGCGGGCGTTTTCTTACCCTTTTTACTCGCCATTTACGCCAAAGGACCGACCTCGGAAAAAAGCACGACGGCGAATATTCTTTTCTCCACTCTGATCGCCGTGCTTTCCATCGGTAACGATACCTTCACGCTCAATCCTCTCTACGTGGGCATCGGCACCTCCGCCTGCTGGCTGCTCGTGGAAACGATTTGGCGGCGCATTGATCGTCACTAA
- a CDS encoding LemA family protein, translating into MDRFLNSEFTAIGIIALIILIVLIWWVKTSNRFNRYKVVIDESKKNVDIALAKRYDTICEMIKVAKSYAKHEASTFSDVIQLRQNANIKEFNATIQNQDKEISKIFALAESYPDLKSSQEFINLQDEISDENEQLAAAKRIVNNNISIINQEIVSFPKSVVAKSKGLKEMEFLKEQNIDSKRSINEFDYDVK; encoded by the coding sequence ATGGACAGATTTTTAAATTCGGAATTCACAGCAATTGGAATAATTGCATTAATCATTTTAATAGTATTAATTTGGTGGGTAAAAACATCGAATAGATTTAACCGATACAAAGTCGTAATAGACGAATCCAAGAAAAACGTGGACATTGCACTAGCTAAAAGATACGACACAATTTGTGAAATGATAAAAGTAGCCAAATCATACGCAAAACATGAAGCCTCAACTTTTTCAGATGTAATTCAACTTCGCCAAAATGCAAATATCAAAGAATTCAACGCCACAATACAAAACCAAGACAAAGAAATCAGCAAAATATTTGCACTTGCTGAAAGCTACCCGGACCTTAAATCATCACAAGAATTCATCAATTTACAAGATGAAATCAGCGACGAAAATGAACAATTAGCAGCTGCGAAAAGAATCGTCAATAACAATATCAGCATAATAAATCAAGAAATCGTGTCGTTTCCTAAATCAGTTGTCGCAAAATCTAAAGGATTGAAAGAAATGGAATTTCTTAAAGAACAAAACATAGACAGCAAAAGATCGATCAATGAATTTGACTACGACGTTAAATAA